Proteins encoded in a region of the Azospirillum sp. TSH58 genome:
- a CDS encoding thiolase family protein, which translates to MTSAPLTTPSNPVVIAGYARSPFAFANKGELAKVRPDDLLAHVAAALVERTGVNPQDIEDVVVGCAFPEGEQGMNIARTVSFLAKLPLTAGATTINRYCGSSMQAIHQAAGAIQMGAGEVFLCGGIESMSRVPMMGYNPLPHPGLKDHYPEAYCSMGVTAENVARRYGISRADQEAMAAESHAKAAAAQQAGRLAEEIVAIQTAAGLVERDGCIRPGTSSETLSGLKPAFLADGSVTAGTSSPLTDGASAVLVTTEAYAKANGLPILARIRSVAVAGCAPEVMGLGPVPAAQKALARAGLSIRDIDVIELNEAFAAQAIACMRDLDIDPAKVNLDGGAIALGHPLGATGARITGKAAALLKREGKQFALATQCIGGGQGIATVLEAV; encoded by the coding sequence ATGACCTCGGCGCCTTTGACCACGCCCTCCAATCCGGTCGTCATCGCCGGCTACGCCCGCTCCCCCTTCGCCTTCGCCAACAAGGGCGAGCTGGCGAAGGTCCGCCCCGACGACCTGCTGGCCCATGTCGCCGCGGCGCTGGTCGAGCGCACGGGCGTCAACCCGCAGGACATCGAGGACGTCGTCGTCGGCTGCGCCTTCCCCGAGGGCGAGCAGGGCATGAACATCGCCCGCACCGTGTCCTTCCTGGCGAAGCTGCCGCTGACCGCCGGGGCCACCACGATCAACCGCTATTGCGGCTCCTCCATGCAGGCGATCCATCAGGCGGCCGGCGCCATCCAGATGGGGGCGGGCGAGGTCTTCCTGTGCGGCGGCATCGAGTCGATGAGCCGCGTTCCGATGATGGGCTACAACCCGCTGCCCCATCCGGGCCTGAAGGACCATTATCCGGAAGCCTACTGCTCGATGGGCGTCACGGCGGAGAATGTCGCCCGCCGCTACGGGATCTCCCGCGCCGACCAGGAGGCGATGGCCGCCGAGTCCCACGCCAAGGCCGCCGCGGCGCAGCAGGCCGGGCGCCTCGCCGAGGAGATCGTCGCCATCCAGACCGCCGCAGGCCTCGTGGAGCGCGACGGCTGCATCCGCCCCGGCACCAGCAGCGAGACGCTGAGCGGCCTGAAGCCCGCCTTCCTGGCCGACGGCTCGGTCACCGCCGGCACATCCTCCCCCCTGACGGACGGCGCCTCGGCGGTGCTGGTGACGACGGAGGCCTACGCCAAGGCCAACGGCCTGCCGATCCTCGCCCGCATCCGCTCGGTCGCGGTGGCCGGCTGCGCGCCGGAGGTGATGGGGCTCGGCCCGGTTCCGGCGGCGCAGAAGGCGCTGGCGCGCGCCGGCCTGTCCATCCGGGACATCGACGTGATCGAGCTGAACGAGGCCTTCGCCGCCCAGGCCATCGCCTGCATGCGCGACCTCGACATCGACCCGGCCAAGGTGAACCTGGACGGCGGCGCCATCGCGCTCGGCCACCCGCTCGGCGCCACCGGCGCCCGCATCACCGGCAAGGCCGCGGCCCTGCTGAAGCGCGAGGGCAAGCAGTTCGCCCTCGCCACCCAGTGCATCGGCGGCGGCCAGGGCATCGCCACCGTGCTGGAAGCGGTCTGA